A single Neospora caninum Liverpool complete genome, chromosome VIIb DNA region contains:
- a CDS encoding putative diphthamide synthesis domain-containing protein: protein MYAGATTAASGGPPGEAFPAAATPPSASSVRPSSSFFSSSASEAFKELLEKAIQMYLPPNYDFEVAKSLRRLNAERSRHVALQLPEGLLTWSLQLASILKFFSETVEEVTILSDVTYGACCVDDLTADALGCDFLIHYGHSCLVPTTHASTFRNARSSSQQSQADAEKVKGLGCLYVFVDILVDPRPLCDVIKKHFSPDSRLALLGTIQYAKFTLAVKRHLQQEGYFHVPPLIPQRSPLTAGEVLGCTSPKLPERRRTQPAVASANDSSESPCPAPSASSPSNACCQSSACSSEQRLTPRGKTDGEGPEGGAENAGYSLDVEDAAQSSVSLQLMPLKKDEDGIDEVIFVADGRFHLEACMIQNPTLRFLRYDPFLKRLFRESYNHAQLHRSRQAAIEAARCARSVALLLSTLGRQGSVGILEGLMDLLERRDVPYCVILLSEISPQKIKPLAKQIDCFVQVACPRLSIDWGSGYAAGGRPVLTPYEAHVAFGDEKYRDVYPMDYYSKDGGPWSNYNTKAGHRSGSLAPVVSPQDRKAQLRARLLARQREQKSN, encoded by the exons ATGTACGCGGGGGCAACAACAGCCGCGAGCGGGGGCCCGCCGGGTGAGGCCTTCCCTGCCGCGGCGACTCctccctccgcttcttctgtgcgtccttcctcgtcttttttttcctcttccgcgtcggaAGCTTTCAAGGAGCTGCTTGAGAAGGCCATTCAGATGTACCTGCCGCCCAACTACGACTTTGAAGTTGCGAAGTCGCTGCGGCGGTTGAACGCGGAGCGAAGTCGGCACGTCGCGCTCCAGCTCCCCGAAGGCTTGTTGACGTGGTCCCTGCAGCTGGCCTCGATCCTCAAGTTTTTCTCGGAGACCGTGGAGGAAGTGACGATCCTCAGCGACGTGACTTAcggcgcctgctgcgtcgACGACCTCACGGCAGACGCCCTGGGCTGCGATTTCCTCATCCACTACGGCCACTCCTGTCTCGTGCCCAccacgcatgcatccacTTTCCGCAATGCACGCAGCAGCTCGCAGCAAAGCcaagcagacgcagagaaagtgAAGGGACTCGGCTGTCTGTACGTCTTTGTAGACATCCTCGTAGACCCACGCCCGCTGTGCGACGTCATCAAAAAACACTTCTCACCAGActcccgcctcgcgctgctcGGAACGATTCAGTATGCCAAATTCACGCTG GCTGTCAAGCGTCACCTGCAGCAAGAAGGCTATTTCCACGTCCCGCCGCTCATCCCTCAGAGGTCACCGCTGACTGCAGGGGAAGTCCTGGGGTGCACGTCGCCAAAGTTGCCGGAGCGGAGAAGGACACAACCGGCTGTCGCTTCTGCGAACGACTCCTCTGAATCGCCCTGCCCCGCaccttccgcttcttccccgtcgaACGCGTGTTGCCAAAGTTCTGCCTGTTCCTCGGAGCAGCGGCTGACGCCTCGTGGAAAgaccgacggcgagggccccgagggaggcgcagagaatGCGGGATACTCGTTGGACGTGGAAGATGCAGCGCAatcgtctgtctctctccagctgaTGCCTctgaagaaggacgaagacgggatCGATGAAGTGATCTTCGTCGCCGACGGAAGATTCCACCTCGAGGCGTGCATGATTCAAAACCCGACTCTGCGCTTCCTGCGCTATGACCCGTTCCTCAAG CGACTGTTCCGGGAATCGTACAACCACGCTCAGCTCCACCGCAGTCGCCAAGCAGCGATCGAGGCGGCTCGGTGTGCGAGAAgcgtcgcgcttctcctcAGCACTCTCGGGCGTCAAGGCAGCGTCGGAATTCTCGAGGGGTTGATGGACCTtttggagagacgcgacgtGCCGTACTGCGTCATTCTCCTCAGTGAAATCAGTCCCCAGAAGATCAAACCCCTTGCCAAGCAGATCGACTGTTTCGTTCAG GTTGCAtgcccgcgtctctccatcgACTGGGGTTCGGGCTACGCGGCGGGGGGAAGGCCCGTGCTGACGCCCTACGAGGCTCACGTCGCCTTTGGGGACGAAAAATACCGAGACG TCTACCCCATGGACTACTACAGCAAGGACGGCGGCCCGTGGAGCAACTACAACACGAAAG